CTACAAGTCCTGTGTTTACCGGACTTTCTGTGTAGGAAAAGCAACCCAGGAGCAGAAGGAACTCTACCAGGAATGCTACGAGATGATCTATGGTGCCATAAGCGTGATAAAAGAAGGCGCCACCAACCATGATGTCGCATTAAAATGGCCCGATTCACCGCAGTACTGGGGATTCAAGGACTGGGCTGAAGTAATGCCCTATGCAGTGGGTCATGGCCTGGGCCTCACACTTCACGACCCTCCGGGAATCAGCCGCTACATGATGGCAGTGGGCCTGCCTCCCACAGAGTTGAAGGTGGGGATGGTAATCGCGCTTGAAACCTATGCCGGTCATAAAGGAGGCAAACACGGCGTGCGTCTGGAAGAAGATGTTCTGGTTACGAAAGACGGTTATGAAGTTTTAACCCGCTGGCCCGTGAAGGAATTAATGGAGTGCTGGCTGCCCTATAATTAAAGTTTAACATAAAACAAAACCGGAGATATATACATGAAAATTATAAAAATAAATACCATTCTTGTTCTGGGGTCGGGAGTCATGGGACATGGCATCGCACAGATCTTTGCCCAACATGGTTACTCTGTGCGCCTTGTTGATACTGACAAGGCCATGCTTGACAGGGCCCTTGATCTTATCAAAGGCAGTCTCGAAGTCTTAGCCGAAGAAGGTGTTATAGAGGAAAAAAGTATTACCGGGACAATCGGCCGCATTGAAATGACAACTGATCTTGAAGGCGCGGCAAAGGGCATTGACATGGTAATAGAAGCTGTTCCTGAAGTTGAGGATATCAAAAAGAAAGTATATGCCCGCCTGAATGATATCTGCGACAGTGATGTAATATTCGCCACCAATACATCGGGACTTGATGTCTTCAGTTTTGCCGGTGTTTCCAATCCGTCACGACTTCTGGCGACCCATTTTTTTGCGCCGGCCCAACTTATACCGCTCGTAGAGGTATGTCCCGGGCCGGAGACAGACCCGCACATTACGAATACCGTTGTCACAATGTTACAGAATATGGGGAAAGAACCCGTTGTATTGAAAGGCTTTGTCCCCTCCTTTATTGTAAACCGCATTCAGAACTACATTGCCATGTCGGTATTCGAGATACTCAATAATGGATGGGCAACGCCGGAACAAATAGACAGGGCCGTCAAAGCGAGTCTTGGCGTGCGTCTCCCCATTGTGGGCGTAGTCCAGACAATGGACTTCACCGGTCTTGACCTGGTCAATGATATCATGAAAAGCAAGGGGATGACCATGCCAATAATTGATGACAAGGTGAAGGATAACAGGCTGGGAGTCAAGACATCCCGGGGATTCTATGATTATAAGGGAAAGAGCGAAAAAGAAATATGTAAAACAAGAGATCAATATTATCTGAAAATGATAGGTCATCTCCGTACTATTGACGCCTTCAAACCAATATAACACAAGTGAGGAACCATATGAAAAACAAAGTAATAATAACAGCGGCAATGTCCGGCGCCGGAACATTCAAGCAGAACAATCCCGCTGTCCCCTATGCTCCCGAGGAATTTGCCGCTGAAGCCGAGAAGGCTTATAAAGCCGGGGCTGCCATGGTCCATGTTCACGCAAGGGGGGATAATGGCATTGCAACCCATGAGATAGACCGCATAAAGGCTACCCATGATGCTATTAAGGAAAGAATTCCTGAACTGATTGTCAATTTAAGTTCCGCAGTAGGGCCCGCCGCCACTCCGGAACAGCGTATTGAGCAGATAATTGCAATCAAGCCGGAAATGGCATCCCTAAACACGAATACAATGAATTTCGCCGTGGCTGACAGAAAGGGAGGTAATGTCCTGGTTGAATTCATCTTCACGAATACCTTTGCCATGTTCAGGGATTTCGGCAAGGCGATGGAAGAGAATGGTGTTAAACCGGAGATAGAAGTCTATGACATCGGGGGCCTTGATAATTTCTTACTGATTAGAAAACAGGGAATCTTCACAGAACCATATAATGTCAATTTCGTATGGAGTGTTGCCGGGGGGCAGGCTTTCCGGCCCGATGCTTTTGTCACCATGGTGAATTCATTGCCCGGCAATGCCAATTTTACCGCGTGTGGCATAGGACATGACCAGTTTTTTGCAGGCATGCAGTCATGTATTCTCGGCGGGCATATCCGTGTCGGCCTTGAGGACAATGTCAGAATGCCCAATGGAGAGCTGGCCAAAGGCAGCTATGAACAGGTTGAATGGGCTGCTGAAATTGTCAGGTCCCTGGGAAAAGAGCCTGCTACCCCTGATGAAGCCAGGGAGATCATGGGACTTGCAATACAGGGATAGACAGAAAGTCTCTGTCTGTAATTCCTTTACCCTTCAGGATCGGAATGAGTTTTCTTTTACTCATCTCGATCCTGAATATCCCGGCAATCATTACACTTTGCTGAGGAACTGATTTTTTGAAAGGATAAAAGATATGACAACTAAATCAAAAGTAGCTGTAGTTAAGGGTGACAACCCTCAGAAAATGATAGAAAACGCATTGTCCCTTCTGGGAGATATTACAGAAATAATACCTCTGGGTAGAAAGATTATCCTGAAGCCCAATGCCGGGCATGCAAGCGGTCCGGAAACCGCGGTCAACACCTCCCCTGAATTTTTAAGAGGAGTAATACGTGTCGTAAAGAAAACCAATCCCACAGAAATCATTCTTGCTGAGTCGTCCGCTGTCGGTGAGAAGACCATGAAATGCTTTAAAATAAGCGGCTTAATGAAAGTAGCGGAGGAGGAAGGTGTTGACCGAATCGTTGATCTCAAGTCCTACAAACCCCTGATTCGAAAGCCCATTGATATTCCCAGCAGTGAGATCGATTATGTTGACCTGCCCGATATTCTGTTGAATGATGAATACTTTTTCATCAACCTGCCGATTTTCAAATCTCATACCAGCATGGTGTATAGTTGTGCAATGAAGAACCTTAAGGGGATTGTACAGGACCGCCATCATATTATCATGCATGCCACCAACCTGGTGGGCTCACTGGCCGATCTGAACGAGTTGATCCAGCCGGACCTGACTATAGTTGATATGATCAATCCCCAGGAAGGATTTGGCCCCCATGCAGGCACACCGGTTCATGTAGGCTGTGTACTGGCAGGAACAGATACCCTTGCAATCGACGTTGTGGCATGCAAGATTGCCAGTCTTCCTTTGGATCGAATAGAGTATTTCCCTGACATGGCCGGGCGCAATATAGGCAATTACAAGGATGAAGATATAGAATTGCTGGGTGAGCCGATTGAAAATGTAAAGAAAAAATTGTACCTGCCCTACCTTGAAGGATTCAAGATATTCCCCGAATACAAGGTGCATGTGGGTAAAGCCTGCAGTTCCTGCCAGGGCCTGGTTTCCTTTAATATCGTCAGGTTGAAATCACTGGGGAAGTATGAAGAGTTATCGGGAAGCCAGATAATTACCGGCACACTGCGTGACAAGAAAGTTCCCGCAGAATTCGATTTAAATAAACCTATATTCCTTATGGGACAGTGCGGCATTAAAAACCAGAAATTCCTGGAGGAGGCAGGAGCTAAGAAAATATATCGGGTCTTCGGATGCCCTCCAGGAGAGCCTACCCTCTCATGGACAATGATGGATCGGAAAGAATGGGATACGAGAGCAATAAACAAAAAGAACCTTTCTCTATTGGATAAATTGAGGCTTGCACCCATGGTAGTGAAAGTAAGAGCCAGGATGGCTTTTGAAACCAAACTATTTATGAGGTGGCTGGAAAACCAGAAGAAAGCTGAATGATACTATAAAAAGAAATACATAAGGAGTGACATTATGGATAGAGAATACATATACATAGCAAAAAAGTTGCTAATTAATCCTTTAAGGGTTCCAAGGCACAATGGAGAATTTACAGCTTCTTTTATAGAGTATCTGAAATTGCTCTATACACCGGAAGAAGCAGGCATTGTAAAACATCTGTCGCCACTACCTGTTTTCACTTCCACTGAAGAGTTGGCACATAAAACGGGCCTTGAAGAAAAAAAAGTCACGGAAATTCTTGCTTCTCTTCTCAAAAGGAATCGCCTGACAGGTATGGGCAACATGTTTGCCCTGTCGCCAATACCGATTTTGTTAAACATTCATCAATTCCATAATGAAACAGAAGCGGATGACCTGAAAGCGGCAGCGCTCTACCTGGATTTTTTTATAGAGAAGACATACAGCAGGTACTATGAGACATCAGAAAAAGGCACTCCCATTTTCAGAGCAATTCCTGTCGGCAAAACAATTGAAACAAAGGAGAGAGTTCTCTCATATGAAGAGGCTGAACAATACATCAGATCAATGAAACATGACAACTTTTGCCTGGTTCCTTGCCCCTGCAGAAACCGTATGGAGAAGCTGGGAATTCGTGAATGCAAGAATAAATTCGATATAGCATACTGCCTGATGCTCGGTATTTCAGCAATACATTTTCAGTCCATAGGCATGGGACAGAAGGTGACCAAGAACGAGGCGGTCAGCTATGTGAAGGAGATGATTGACAAAGGTCTTATCTGCAATACCGACAACGCCATGGCAAAGAATTCCATAATCTGCCTATGCTGTGGATGCTGCTGTTCACAGGTTCGTGGAAGAACCCGGTGGAATAACATGGACGCTGTTGCTCCCTCTAATTTTATTCCCCGGTCCGATGATAACTGCCTTGCCTGTGGAAAATGTGAAAAGCGCTGCATGCTGGGCGCCATTACCATTGATAAGACGGAAAAGAAAGTTATCATTGAAGAAGAGAAATGTATTGGTTGCGGTGTTTGCGCTGCCGGCTGTACCAGGAATGCCCTGAAACTGGTAAGACAAAGAGAAAATGAGCCCTTTGCCACATCGGGCAAAATGTTGAAAGTAATCGATTCGGAGAATTTATTATAATTATCAGCAGAAAGTTCAGGGCAGGCGGGGCTTTTGGTAAATTTTCATGCGTCAAAAAATTCAATTTTCCCGACACCCAGCGTTCCTTGTCCCAGCCCTGATCCCGTGCCGTGCACAAAAAGGCCGCCGGTACTCCCGGCGGCCTCTCGTATCTTTCTGCAATAATTATCCGCCTTTACTTCTTCCCGTACCCGATGCCCGACAACGCATCGCCGATCTCGGTAAGAATAACCGGGTCGTCGATGGTTGAAGGAACCGTGTACTCCTGGCCATCGGCGATCTTCCGCATGGTGCCGCGCAGGATCTTCCCGGAACGCGTCTTGGGAAGGCGCTTCACTATCATGGCCTGCTTAAAGGCCGCCACGGCGCCTATCCGGTCGCGCACCATCTGCACCAGGTCCTTCAGAATATCATCATGACTCTTCGTCACCCCTTCCTTCAGGACAACGAACCCCATGGGAAGCTGGCCCTTGAAATCATCGGCAACACCGATGACGGCGCACTCCGCCACATCGGGATGCGTGGAAATGACCTCCTCCATGGCGCCCGTGGAAAGGCGGTGACCCGCCACATTGATGACATCATCGACGCGTCCCATGACATAGACATAGTCGTCCTTGTCGATATATCCGCCGTCTCCCGTGAAATAATAGCCAGGGAAGGGGTCCATGTACGACTCCTTGTACTTCTGATCGTTCTGCCACAGCGTGGGAAGCGTACCGGGAGGCAATGGCAGCTTTATGACAACCAGCCCCTCGGTGCCCGCCGGAAGTTTTTTACCGTCGGCATCGATGATCTCAACGCTGTAACCGGGAACGGCCTTGGTGGGCGAGCCCGGTTTTATTTCGAACTGCTCCAGTCCCATGCAGTTGGCGGCGATTGGCCAGCCCGTCTCGGTCTGCCACCAGTGGTCCACAACGGGCCGCTGCAGCATATCGCTGGCCCAGTGATAGGTGTCGGGATCGAGGCGCTCACCGGCAAGAAAGAGGGTCCTGAAGCAGGAAAGATCATATTTCTTCAGGTATTCGCCGTTGGGGTCTTCTTTTTTTATGGCCCGGAAGGCCGTGGGGGCTGTAAATAAAACCTTTACGTTATGCTGGTTGATGATTCTCCAGAATGCCCCGGGGTCCGGGGTTCCCACGGGCTTTCCCTCGTAGAGTATGGTGGTGTTCCCGTTCAGGAGCGGCGCGTACACGATATAGGAATGTCCCACGACCCAGCCAACGTCGGAAGCGGCCCAGAAGACCTCGCCGGGCTGTACATTGTATATGTTCTTCATACTCCACTTCAATGCCACGGCATGGCCGCCGTTATCGCGGACAACGCCTTTGGGCAGACCCGTGGTGCCCGAGGTATAAAGGATATAGAGCGGGTCCGTGGCCTTGACCTGGACACAGGGTGCCGGGGATGCCTTTTCCATTGCTTCTGTCCAGTCCAGGTCCCTGCCGGTCGCGAGGGATGCCGTGGCCTGCTCGCGCTGAAGGATGACGCATTTCCCCACCTTGTGGGAAGCCAGGCTGATGGCCTTATCAAGGAGCGGCTTGTATTCTATGATCTTCTTGCCTTCGATGCCGCACGAGGCCGAAACAATGAGTTTCGGTTTGGCGTCATCTATCCGTATAGCCAGCTCGTTTGGAGCGAATCCACCGAATACGACGGAATGTATGGCGCCGATTCGCGCGCAGGCCAGCATGGCCACGGCAGCTTCGGGAACCATGGGCATGTACACAATGACGCGGTCGCCCTTTTCTATCCCCTGGGAACGGAGCACTCCGGCAAAACGCGAGACCAGGTCCAGCAGTTCCCTGTACGTATATTTTTTGACAGTCCCTGTAACAGGGCTGTCATAGATAATAGCGGTCTGATCGCCGCGGCCCTTTTCCACGTGAAGATCAACGGCATTATAACAGGTATTCATCTCACCATCGACAAACCACCGATAAAAGGGAACATTGCTGTCGTCCAGAACCTTCGAATAATTTTTTGTCCAGACAATATCTCCGGCAGCCTTTCCCCAGAAAGACCCGGGGTTGCTTATGGACTCTTCATACGCCTTCTGGTATTCTCCCATAAAGAACGCCTCCTGATGTTTTATTTTTTTATTTATGTAATATTTTCCCGGGTCCCTTCATCTGAACCTGAAACCTGAGGGGTTTCTATTCATCAAAAACAACCCTGAATTTATATTTGTTTTCCACGAAATAAGTCCAGACGATCTCCACGGGGCCGCCCTCTTTATCATACACCGACGTATTAACCGTGAGGACCGGATCGAGCACCGCTATCTGGAGGCAGTCCGCTATCTCGGAGCTGGCCCGCGTCACTTCAACTTCATGCCTGACAGTGCCGAGCCTGATATTGCAGACGCTTTCCAGGGTCTCCAGCATGGTCATATCCCTGAGATGCTGCTTTTCTATCATGCCGCCGATGTGCCGCGGCAGATAATTCACCGTGTAGCTCATGGGCTCCTGCTTGCTGAACCGCAGACGCCGGAACACCGAGACTTTTTCATCGGCCGAGAGACCGAGAAATTCCGTTATGTCAGGGCCCGCATTCTGCACCGTGTTTGACAGCACGCGCACCGTGGTTACATCTTCTATATTGAAGATCTGGCGGTTAATACCCACCAGCTTCTCCTGCCGCACCCCCCGGGCCTCCTCGGTCCAGAAGGTCCCCTTTCCCTGCTTGCGGATAATGAAGCCTTTACCGTGAAGATGATCCAGGGCCCTTCGTATGGTCGTGCGGCTCACACTGAATATCTCCCGCATTTCCTCCTCGGGCGGAAGATTTCCTAGGGGCTTCATCTCTCCCCTTTTCAGCATATCAAGAAGGTAATCTGCTATCTGGTAATGCAGCGGGATCTGTCTGTTATCGAACCTGACTTTATCCATATTCATCGTATTGTTTATTTGTATCTACATTGATACAAATAATAATCCTCCTTTTTCATGTCAATAAATATTTCTGATTCTCAATATCTGCTTCACATTCTTCCTGTAAACTCTTCTTTTTATTCATTTCAACCCGTTGAATCGGGCGAAATCAGTCAACATATTCCCAGGTGCGGTAAATAATTACATTAATACTATTGACACAGGGGCTATCTTTTCTACTCATAAGTTTAAAATTTACTGGTTTTGCCGTATAATTGATGCATAATTGACTAACGACTTCAGGCAGGACAACAGTTGCCGAACCAATACAGGAAGAGTATACCATGATAAAAAAGGGAATCCGCGATAAAAATACTGCACCCGGCCCCAGGGGCGATAAAAATATTACCTACAGGAAAGACCTGGAGAAAGTCCTGTCCATGATGCGAAAGGGAAAGCTTGAGGGAGCCCTGCCCGCTGCCCGGGATGGCCATGCCCGTGGAATTGAACTGAAGGACCCGGCGGGAACATCACAGCTCCTGTTCATTCTCAACGAGCTCCAGCACTATGATGAATCGGCGCTCCGGGCCCGCGAGTTCTGGGAGAAATCTCCCGTATGGGATGAGACTGTCTTTGCCAATTCACTCTGCGCCTGGGTCTCGGCCGGCGATAGTTTCCTGAAGGACGCCCGGGCCCTGCTGAAAAAATACCGCTTCGATTCCCTGGACGACTGGCGCCGCAAATTCGAATCCTTTGAGTACACTCCTTCGCAGATAACCTATATTTTCAACGCGGCCCTGGTGTTCCACCACACCAAGCAGGATACAAAAGCCCGATCCCTCCTTACGGAGATTCTGGGCCACATCGTTTATCACATTGATACAACCACGGGAGGCAGCCGGGATCTGACCGATGATCAGGTTGAATACTTCGCCCTGTTCCTGTCCCTCATCGGAGACAGCACTGAATTCAGCTCACTGACTGAAGATAACGGATTCATTGAACTGCATGATATTATTTATGCGGAATAAAAAATAAACCTCCATTAACTCCGTGTCTCCAGCGAGCTGCTGCGAGTGGGTGGTGATATTAAAACACTACATCGGTAACACGCCGGCTCCATATATTCTCAGTATAAACTCTCAACGGGGATAATTTTATGAACACAATCTTTCGCCGGGCCTTCAGTCCCGCCATCATACTTGTTACGGCCGCCATGATTATCACGGCCTGGAACCCGCTTATGGGGAGGGAGAAAAAATTTTATTCCGATCCGCGTACCTATGCCAGGGCCGAAGTAATGAAGATTGAAAAAATTGACGGTGCACCGGGATCGCATGATGTGGAGACCAGGGTCCATCTGAAAATAGTAGACGGCGACCGCAAAGGCGAGACCTTCGTTTCTGTTTACCGCGGCGCGGACGAAATGCCCGAGGGAATGTTCTACCGTGAGGGAAACACGGTCTTCATCGGCATTTCCAAAATCGAAGGTTCCGATATAAATGAATTCATTTCCCTGTACGATGTTGATAACACCGGGGGCATTATCGCCCTGGGAATTCTTCTTTTCATCACGATCATCATCGTGGGCAGACTCAGGGGCATCATGTCCATGATATCCCTGATCGCCACAATCATCCTGATCTTTTTCATCCTCATCCCCATGACACTCAAAGGTCACTCACCGCTGCCTATCGCCGTAGCCATCTCCCTCTTTGCCATGGTCGTCACCATACCTATCATTGTGGGATTCAGGATTAAAGCAGTGGCCGCCATCCTGGGCGGCTCACTGGGCATCATCCTCGCAACAATACTTTCCCTGTTATGCGGCCTTTTTATGCACCTTTCCGGCATAGTAACCAATGAAATGATGACCGTCTTTTACGCCTCGAATGTCGACGTTGACCTGCGGGGACTTGCCCTGGCCGGAATCGTCATAGCGGCCCTTGGGGCAATCATGGACGTCTGCATTTCCATCGCCTCGGCCGCCGAGGAAATATTCCGTGTGCATCCGGAAATATCGACCCGCGAAGCCTTCAGGTCAGTCATCACCGTAAGTTCCGACATGCTGGGTGCAACGGTAAACACTCTTCTTTTTGCCTACGTGGGAAGCGCCCTGCCCATGGTTCTTCTCATCGCCATGCGCATCCAGCCTGATATGCCTATCTGGCTCATATTCAACTACAATCCGGTTTTAAGTGAGCTGGTTAAATCCGCCGTGGGGTGCATAGGAATGTTTCTCAGCATGCCGGTAACGGCGTTTATTTCCATACACCTGCACAGGAGACGGCAGGCCCGTACTTCACAGGCATAAGAATTCACGAACAGAAAAAAGAGAAGTCAGCCACGGAGACACAGGGACACAGAGAGTCTGGATGTATAACAGCGTATATGCTGCAACTAAAAATGAAAAAGCAGACCGGAAAAGGCAAGATATACGAAGACAATAGCAAACGATGTATGCTGGATACGCACTGATATAAACATTAATTTTTATATAGGAAAAGAATTCCTCACTAATAAAGCGGCCTGATAACGTCGAATTCCACAATGCCCTGAATTATTTCCTCAACCTCGGACTGTTTCTGCGAAGGAAAGCGGATGCAGACGCCGCAGTTGGAACTGATATGGCGCGGCACCGGGATGAGTTTATAGGGAGTCCCCTTCTGCTTCAGCAGCCGGTCGGCATACATGGCGCAGTTCACGGAGTGAAAAAGGACCACGTGATATGATTCGGTGCTTATCATACCGATATGACCTTCCCGGACCCTGTCATTGCCTCGGCAATATCATACATGTTCGATACGATTCCGGCACCAAGCTGGTCGGTGATGCCGAAGAAGTTCAGGCAGGTGCCGCAGACCAGCACTCTCACACCGCTCTCCTCCAGGGCCTTGATGTCAGCTACGACGGGTGAATCTTTCACGGTCAGCTTCACACCTGTGTTAAAAAATATAAGAATGCCGGGTCGGTTGTCTATTTCCGTCACGGTGTGCATAAAGCTTCGCATGAGGATCGCTCCCAGTTCCCGGTCGCCGCGTCCCATGACGTCTTCGGAAATCACCACTACCGGGGGTCCCGATACCGCTTCACCGGGCGCAGGCGATTTCTCAGCGACAGCTGTCTCGCCTTTTTCGGCTGAAATATAGATGCCATCAGGTTTTTCGGCAATATTGAAGGAACATCCCAGGGAGGACAGGAGCCGCTTCACATTTTCCCGTGCTGTTTCATTGTCCACTATAACCGTCAGGGAATCGTGCTTTTCCAGTGCCTTTTTCGTATTAATAACGGGCTGCGGACAGGCAAGACCGCGGGCATCGACCTGAAATGACATGATTGACCTTCCTTACTTTCAATATTCAGTATTTCACGCTACATGAATAAGGTGCTGACACAGGGGAAAACTGTCAAGATAATAATCGATTTTTAGAATACTTAGTATTATATTTTATTGACTTCCTTGAAAAAACAAAATGGAACAACTACAAATAGTGTTGACTATGATCAGTCTTTTCTGATATCTTTGAACCCGGAAACGGAGGACTATGAATACTTCACCAGGACCACATCAAATGAGAACAATTCTATTTATACTTATACTCTGCTGCCTCACGGCAACCATGCCCCGGTGCAGCACCCCGCAGGGCAGGATAGCGGGCTCCTGGCACTGCCTGTCCCGCTCCAATCCCGATCCCTTTTTCGCGAAATCCCTGGAGGGAACGGGGTGCCCCATCATTGTCGAGTTCACGGAAAAGGGGGCCTTTACCTGGCGCGAAGGCACGGACCCGGTGATCACAGGAATCTGGCACAGCGAAGGAAACGTCCTGGTCATGGAAATACCCGGCGAGGAAAACATACCGCTGAAGATCCGCTTCGAGGGAAAACAACTCATCCTGGATACCAATGACGGGTTTACTTTTGTGATGACAAGGAAAAAGTGAAGGGAAAGATATCTGCCGGTACTATCACGCCCGCAGGCGCTCCCTGATAAAACTGCGGACCAGTATCCCCAGCAGCAAGGACATGATTATTTTATAGGCCATCATGAAAGGATTCCCGGGACTGTCCAGGCGGAAGCTGTATGCGTTGTAACTCACGAGATAGATGATAATCCACAGGGCCAGGAAGGAAAATATCGTTGTATAGATAGTCCTGTGTTTCGTCTTATTCACGGCGAAGATCAGGGCGGTGGAGAGCACTATCACCACCTCACCGGCATTGATGACATTGAACATATCCTTCCCCTGCAATGCGGATGGCCAGAAATATCCCGTCAAAAAGATGAAGCCGGAAATAAAAACGGGGATACCGGCAAACCGGGCAAAGACACCGTTGAAGACATGAACCAGGTGTACATATAAAACCAGATGTCCCAGGGCATACAGGGCGCAAC
The window above is part of the Spirochaetae bacterium HGW-Spirochaetae-1 genome. Proteins encoded here:
- a CDS encoding 3-keto-5-aminohexanoate cleavage protein, giving the protein MKNKVIITAAMSGAGTFKQNNPAVPYAPEEFAAEAEKAYKAGAAMVHVHARGDNGIATHEIDRIKATHDAIKERIPELIVNLSSAVGPAATPEQRIEQIIAIKPEMASLNTNTMNFAVADRKGGNVLVEFIFTNTFAMFRDFGKAMEENGVKPEIEVYDIGGLDNFLLIRKQGIFTEPYNVNFVWSVAGGQAFRPDAFVTMVNSLPGNANFTACGIGHDQFFAGMQSCILGGHIRVGLEDNVRMPNGELAKGSYEQVEWAAEIVRSLGKEPATPDEAREIMGLAIQG
- the prpE gene encoding propionyl-CoA synthetase (catalyzes the formation of propionyl-CoA using propionate as a substrate; PrpE from Ralstonia solanacearum can produce acetyl-, propionyl-, butyryl- and acrylyl-coenzyme A, and Salmonella enterica produces propionyl- and butyryl-coenzyme A; not expressed in Escherichia coli when grown on propionate/minimal media; ATP-dependent), with product MGEYQKAYEESISNPGSFWGKAAGDIVWTKNYSKVLDDSNVPFYRWFVDGEMNTCYNAVDLHVEKGRGDQTAIIYDSPVTGTVKKYTYRELLDLVSRFAGVLRSQGIEKGDRVIVYMPMVPEAAVAMLACARIGAIHSVVFGGFAPNELAIRIDDAKPKLIVSASCGIEGKKIIEYKPLLDKAISLASHKVGKCVILQREQATASLATGRDLDWTEAMEKASPAPCVQVKATDPLYILYTSGTTGLPKGVVRDNGGHAVALKWSMKNIYNVQPGEVFWAASDVGWVVGHSYIVYAPLLNGNTTILYEGKPVGTPDPGAFWRIINQHNVKVLFTAPTAFRAIKKEDPNGEYLKKYDLSCFRTLFLAGERLDPDTYHWASDMLQRPVVDHWWQTETGWPIAANCMGLEQFEIKPGSPTKAVPGYSVEIIDADGKKLPAGTEGLVVIKLPLPPGTLPTLWQNDQKYKESYMDPFPGYYFTGDGGYIDKDDYVYVMGRVDDVINVAGHRLSTGAMEEVISTHPDVAECAVIGVADDFKGQLPMGFVVLKEGVTKSHDDILKDLVQMVRDRIGAVAAFKQAMIVKRLPKTRSGKILRGTMRKIADGQEYTVPSTIDDPVILTEIGDALSGIGYGKK
- the yedF gene encoding sulfurtransferase-like selenium metabolism protein YedF produces the protein MSFQVDARGLACPQPVINTKKALEKHDSLTVIVDNETARENVKRLLSSLGCSFNIAEKPDGIYISAEKGETAVAEKSPAPGEAVSGPPVVVISEDVMGRGDRELGAILMRSFMHTVTEIDNRPGILIFFNTGVKLTVKDSPVVADIKALEESGVRVLVCGTCLNFFGITDQLGAGIVSNMYDIAEAMTGSGKVISV